One Vanessa cardui chromosome 4, ilVanCard2.1, whole genome shotgun sequence genomic window carries:
- the LOC124544012 gene encoding 97 kDa heat shock protein isoform X3, translated as MAAMSVIGIDFGNESCYIAVAKAGGIETITNDYSLRGTPSCVAFSPKNRILGVAAKNQMVTNMKNTVFGFKRLLGRKYSDPHVQKELKHFPFKVEQRTDGGIGIRVNYLGEDNVFSPEQITAMLFTKLKDVAATALQTQVNDCVISVPSYFTNAERNALLDAATIAGLNVLRLMNETSATALAYGIYKQDLPAPEEKPRNVVFVDFGHSSLQVAACAFNKGKLRVLATSTDPFCGGRDIDMALAEYFCQDFMTRYKLDARKNQRAFLRLLQEVEKIKKQMSANSTRLPLNIECFMEERDVTGEMQRPQMEQICAETFNRVERTLRGILHNAKLRPEDINSVEIVGGSTRIPAVKSLIEQVFGKQASTTLNQDEAVSRGCALQCAMLSPAVRVREFNVTDAQPYAVRLAWDAARGEDGDMEVFPAFHAAPFSKMLTFYRKEPFSVSAYYSDQVPYPDSFIGQWNIRDVQATAEGESQKVKLKVRVNIHGIVTVASASLVEKKQDSSQNENVEMENSNENAQGTQDAPMETNGGSQEQQQQQQQQNGPDNQEENNDDKKDKSKDKSKKVLVKTIELPIDARTHGFAQHDLNSYMEQEGKMQAQDRQEKERADARNALEEYVYELRGKLSEGEVLHDFVAEDQRQRLVNQLDALEQWLYDEGEDQNRQVYSDKLGELRTEGEPIKQRRLEFELRPGALDDYALAIQLTNKAVDLYRSGDAKYAHLTEADIQKVVDAAKNALTWLENARQALAHAPRHLPPPHTTHQIRQERQTFENTVNPILNKLKPKEKTPPPANPTAGDGQTADAPSQEQMDVE; from the exons ATGGCCGCAATGTCAGTCATAGGTATTGATTTTGGAAATGAATCGTGTTATATTGCTGTTGCAAAAGCAGGTGGCATTGAGACAATAACTAACGATTACAGTCTAAGGGGTACACC ATCATGTGTGGCGTTTTCACCAAAGAACCGAATATTAGGTGTAGCAGCCAAAAACCAAATGGtaacaaatatgaaaaacaCTGTGTTTGGTTTTAAAAGACTCTTGGGTAGGAAATATTCAGATCCACATGTGCAAAAAGAGCTAAAACACTTCCCATTCAAGGTTGAACAGCGAACTGATGGTGGAATTGGTATTAGGGTCAACTATCTTGGTGAAGATAATGTATTTAGCCCAGAGCAG atCACAGCAATGCTGTTCACAAAGTTGAAAGATGTAGCTGCTACTGCACTACAAACTCAGGTTAATGATTGTGTCATATCAGTACCTAGTTACTTTACTAATGCAGAAAGGAATGCTCTATTAGATGCCGCTACAATTGCAG GTCTCAATGTATTACGTCTCATGAATGAGACATCAGCTACTGCACTTGCCTATGGGATTTACAAACAAGATTTACCTGCACCTGAAGAAAAACCACgaaatgttgtttttgttgactTTGGTCATAGTTCCCTTCag gtGGCAGCCTGTGCTTTTAATAAGGGTAAATTAAGGGTGCTGGCCACCTCAACAGACCCCTTCTGCGGTGGAAGAGATATTGACATGGCATTAGCTGAATATTTCTGTCAAGATTTTATGACTAGATATAAACTTGATGCCCGGAAAAATCAAAG AGCTTTCCTTCGGCTGTTGCAAGAAGTAGagaaaattaagaaacaaatgTCGGCTAATAGCACTCGTTTGCCTTTGAACATTGAATGCTTTATGGAGGAACGTGATGTTACTGGGGAAATGCAACGTCCTCAAATGGAACAAATATGTGCTGAGACTTTTAACAGAGTTGAAAGGACATTGAGAGGCATATTGCATAATGCCA AATTGAGACCTGAAGATATAAACTCAGTAGAAATAGTAGGAGGTTCTACAAGGATTCCTGCAGTGAAAAGCTTGATTGAACAAGTATTTGGCAAGCAAGCATCGACAACATTGAACCAA GATGAAGCTGTATCTCGTGGTTGCGCGTTACAATGCGCGATGTTGAGCCCGGCGGTTCGCGTGCGCGAGTTCAACGTCACTGACGCGCAACCCTACGCCGTGCGTCTCGCTTGGGATGCTGCACGAGGGGAAGATGGCGACATGGaa GTTTTTCCAGCATTCCATGCTGCACCATTTTCAAAGATGCTTACTTTCTATAGAAAAGAGCCATTTTCAGTTAGTGCTTACTATTCTGATCAAGTGCCCTATCCTGATTCATTTATTG GACAATGGAACATTAGAGATGTTCAAGCAACAGCTGAAGGAGAGTCACAGAAAGTGAAACTTAAAGTACGAGTAAACATTCACGGTATTGTCACGGTTGCTTCTGCATCTTTAGTGGAGAAAAAGCAAGATTCTTCGCAAAATGAAAATGTTGAGATGGAAAATTCCAATGAAAATGCACAGGGCACTCAAGATGCCCCAATGGAGACGAACGGTGGTTCCCAggaacaacaacagcaacaacaacaacaaaatggCCCTGATAACCAAGAG gaaaacAATGATGACAAAAAGGATAAATCGAAAGATAAATCCAAGAAGGTTCTTGTGAAAACGATTGAATTGCCTATCGATGCACGAACGCATGGATTTGCTCAGCATGACTTGAACAGTTACATGGAACAAGAG GGTAAAATGCAAGCCCAAGACCGCCAAGAAAAGGAACGCGCGGACGCACGTAACGCTCTTGAAGAGTATGTGTATGAGCTTCGTGGAAAACTGTCGGAGGGTGAAGTTCTTCATGATTTTGTTGCCGAAGACCAACGTCAACGACTTGTCAACCAACTAGATGCCCTCGAGCAGTGGCTGTACGATGAAGGAGAGGATCAAAATCGACag GTATACAGTGACAAACTGGGGGAATTGCGAACAGAAGGGGAGCCCATAAAACAACGGCGACTTGAGTTTGAACTTCGCCCCGGAGCTCTGGACGATTATGCTCTCGCTATTCAATTAACTAACAAGGCAGTGGACTTGTACAG ATCGGGCGATGCGAAGTACGCGCACTTGACCGAAGCCGACATTCAGAAGGTCGTGGATGCTGCTAAAAATGCGCTGACGTGGCTGGAGAACGCCCGACAGGCACTGGCTCACGCGCCCCGACACCTGCCTCCGCCACACACCACCCACCAGATACGGCAGGAGAGACAG actTTCGAAAATACGGTAAATCCTATTTTGAACAAACTTAAGCCTAAGGAGAAGACTCCACCACCAGCTAATCCCACCGCGGGCGACGGCCAGACAGCCGACGCACCATCGCAGGAACAAATGGATGTGGAATGA
- the LOC124544012 gene encoding 97 kDa heat shock protein isoform X2, with the protein MAAMSVIGIDFGNESCYIAVAKAGGIETITNDYSLRGTPSCVAFSPKNRILGVAAKNQMVTNMKNTVFGFKRLLGRKYSDPHVQKELKHFPFKVEQRTDGGIGIRVNYLGEDNVFSPEQITAMLFTKLKDVAATALQTQVNDCVISVPSYFTNAERNALLDAATIAGLNVLRLMNETSATALAYGIYKQDLPAPEEKPRNVVFVDFGHSSLQVAACAFNKGKLRVLATSTDPFCGGRDIDMALAEYFCQDFMTRYKLDARKNQRAFLRLLQEVEKIKKQMSANSTRLPLNIECFMEERDVTGEMQRPQMEQICAETFNRVERTLRGILHNAKLRPEDINSVEIVGGSTRIPAVKSLIEQVFGKQASTTLNQDEAVSRGCALQCAMLSPAVRVREFNVTDAQPYAVRLAWDAARGEDGDMEVFPAFHAAPFSKMLTFYRKEPFSVSAYYSDQVPYPDSFIGQWNIRDVQATAEGESQKVKLKVRVNIHGIVTVASASLVEKKQDSSQNENVEMENSNENAQGTQDAPMETNGGSQEQQQQQQQQNGPDNQEVREDEMKGEPQQKQSWTQRVGQWFSGDKSKDKSKKVLVKTIELPIDARTHGFAQHDLNSYMEQEGKMQAQDRQEKERADARNALEEYVYELRGKLSEGEVLHDFVAEDQRQRLVNQLDALEQWLYDEGEDQNRQVYSDKLGELRTEGEPIKQRRLEFELRPGALDDYALAIQLTNKAVDLYRSGDAKYAHLTEADIQKVVDAAKNALTWLENARQALAHAPRHLPPPHTTHQIRQERQTFENTVNPILNKLKPKEKTPPPANPTAGDGQTADAPSQEQMDVE; encoded by the exons ATGGCCGCAATGTCAGTCATAGGTATTGATTTTGGAAATGAATCGTGTTATATTGCTGTTGCAAAAGCAGGTGGCATTGAGACAATAACTAACGATTACAGTCTAAGGGGTACACC ATCATGTGTGGCGTTTTCACCAAAGAACCGAATATTAGGTGTAGCAGCCAAAAACCAAATGGtaacaaatatgaaaaacaCTGTGTTTGGTTTTAAAAGACTCTTGGGTAGGAAATATTCAGATCCACATGTGCAAAAAGAGCTAAAACACTTCCCATTCAAGGTTGAACAGCGAACTGATGGTGGAATTGGTATTAGGGTCAACTATCTTGGTGAAGATAATGTATTTAGCCCAGAGCAG atCACAGCAATGCTGTTCACAAAGTTGAAAGATGTAGCTGCTACTGCACTACAAACTCAGGTTAATGATTGTGTCATATCAGTACCTAGTTACTTTACTAATGCAGAAAGGAATGCTCTATTAGATGCCGCTACAATTGCAG GTCTCAATGTATTACGTCTCATGAATGAGACATCAGCTACTGCACTTGCCTATGGGATTTACAAACAAGATTTACCTGCACCTGAAGAAAAACCACgaaatgttgtttttgttgactTTGGTCATAGTTCCCTTCag gtGGCAGCCTGTGCTTTTAATAAGGGTAAATTAAGGGTGCTGGCCACCTCAACAGACCCCTTCTGCGGTGGAAGAGATATTGACATGGCATTAGCTGAATATTTCTGTCAAGATTTTATGACTAGATATAAACTTGATGCCCGGAAAAATCAAAG AGCTTTCCTTCGGCTGTTGCAAGAAGTAGagaaaattaagaaacaaatgTCGGCTAATAGCACTCGTTTGCCTTTGAACATTGAATGCTTTATGGAGGAACGTGATGTTACTGGGGAAATGCAACGTCCTCAAATGGAACAAATATGTGCTGAGACTTTTAACAGAGTTGAAAGGACATTGAGAGGCATATTGCATAATGCCA AATTGAGACCTGAAGATATAAACTCAGTAGAAATAGTAGGAGGTTCTACAAGGATTCCTGCAGTGAAAAGCTTGATTGAACAAGTATTTGGCAAGCAAGCATCGACAACATTGAACCAA GATGAAGCTGTATCTCGTGGTTGCGCGTTACAATGCGCGATGTTGAGCCCGGCGGTTCGCGTGCGCGAGTTCAACGTCACTGACGCGCAACCCTACGCCGTGCGTCTCGCTTGGGATGCTGCACGAGGGGAAGATGGCGACATGGaa GTTTTTCCAGCATTCCATGCTGCACCATTTTCAAAGATGCTTACTTTCTATAGAAAAGAGCCATTTTCAGTTAGTGCTTACTATTCTGATCAAGTGCCCTATCCTGATTCATTTATTG GACAATGGAACATTAGAGATGTTCAAGCAACAGCTGAAGGAGAGTCACAGAAAGTGAAACTTAAAGTACGAGTAAACATTCACGGTATTGTCACGGTTGCTTCTGCATCTTTAGTGGAGAAAAAGCAAGATTCTTCGCAAAATGAAAATGTTGAGATGGAAAATTCCAATGAAAATGCACAGGGCACTCAAGATGCCCCAATGGAGACGAACGGTGGTTCCCAggaacaacaacagcaacaacaacaacaaaatggCCCTGATAACCAAGAGGTGAGAGAGGACGAAATGAAAGGAGAGCCGCAACAAAAACAATCGTGGACACAGAGAGTAGGACAGTGGTTCAGCGGG GATAAATCGAAAGATAAATCCAAGAAGGTTCTTGTGAAAACGATTGAATTGCCTATCGATGCACGAACGCATGGATTTGCTCAGCATGACTTGAACAGTTACATGGAACAAGAG GGTAAAATGCAAGCCCAAGACCGCCAAGAAAAGGAACGCGCGGACGCACGTAACGCTCTTGAAGAGTATGTGTATGAGCTTCGTGGAAAACTGTCGGAGGGTGAAGTTCTTCATGATTTTGTTGCCGAAGACCAACGTCAACGACTTGTCAACCAACTAGATGCCCTCGAGCAGTGGCTGTACGATGAAGGAGAGGATCAAAATCGACag GTATACAGTGACAAACTGGGGGAATTGCGAACAGAAGGGGAGCCCATAAAACAACGGCGACTTGAGTTTGAACTTCGCCCCGGAGCTCTGGACGATTATGCTCTCGCTATTCAATTAACTAACAAGGCAGTGGACTTGTACAG ATCGGGCGATGCGAAGTACGCGCACTTGACCGAAGCCGACATTCAGAAGGTCGTGGATGCTGCTAAAAATGCGCTGACGTGGCTGGAGAACGCCCGACAGGCACTGGCTCACGCGCCCCGACACCTGCCTCCGCCACACACCACCCACCAGATACGGCAGGAGAGACAG actTTCGAAAATACGGTAAATCCTATTTTGAACAAACTTAAGCCTAAGGAGAAGACTCCACCACCAGCTAATCCCACCGCGGGCGACGGCCAGACAGCCGACGCACCATCGCAGGAACAAATGGATGTGGAATGA
- the LOC124544012 gene encoding 97 kDa heat shock protein isoform X1, with protein MAAMSVIGIDFGNESCYIAVAKAGGIETITNDYSLRGTPSCVAFSPKNRILGVAAKNQMVTNMKNTVFGFKRLLGRKYSDPHVQKELKHFPFKVEQRTDGGIGIRVNYLGEDNVFSPEQITAMLFTKLKDVAATALQTQVNDCVISVPSYFTNAERNALLDAATIAGLNVLRLMNETSATALAYGIYKQDLPAPEEKPRNVVFVDFGHSSLQVAACAFNKGKLRVLATSTDPFCGGRDIDMALAEYFCQDFMTRYKLDARKNQRAFLRLLQEVEKIKKQMSANSTRLPLNIECFMEERDVTGEMQRPQMEQICAETFNRVERTLRGILHNAKLRPEDINSVEIVGGSTRIPAVKSLIEQVFGKQASTTLNQDEAVSRGCALQCAMLSPAVRVREFNVTDAQPYAVRLAWDAARGEDGDMEVFPAFHAAPFSKMLTFYRKEPFSVSAYYSDQVPYPDSFIGQWNIRDVQATAEGESQKVKLKVRVNIHGIVTVASASLVEKKQDSSQNENVEMENSNENAQGTQDAPMETNGGSQEQQQQQQQQNGPDNQEVREDEMKGEPQQKQSWTQRVGQWFSGENNDDKKDKSKDKSKKVLVKTIELPIDARTHGFAQHDLNSYMEQEGKMQAQDRQEKERADARNALEEYVYELRGKLSEGEVLHDFVAEDQRQRLVNQLDALEQWLYDEGEDQNRQVYSDKLGELRTEGEPIKQRRLEFELRPGALDDYALAIQLTNKAVDLYRSGDAKYAHLTEADIQKVVDAAKNALTWLENARQALAHAPRHLPPPHTTHQIRQERQTFENTVNPILNKLKPKEKTPPPANPTAGDGQTADAPSQEQMDVE; from the exons ATGGCCGCAATGTCAGTCATAGGTATTGATTTTGGAAATGAATCGTGTTATATTGCTGTTGCAAAAGCAGGTGGCATTGAGACAATAACTAACGATTACAGTCTAAGGGGTACACC ATCATGTGTGGCGTTTTCACCAAAGAACCGAATATTAGGTGTAGCAGCCAAAAACCAAATGGtaacaaatatgaaaaacaCTGTGTTTGGTTTTAAAAGACTCTTGGGTAGGAAATATTCAGATCCACATGTGCAAAAAGAGCTAAAACACTTCCCATTCAAGGTTGAACAGCGAACTGATGGTGGAATTGGTATTAGGGTCAACTATCTTGGTGAAGATAATGTATTTAGCCCAGAGCAG atCACAGCAATGCTGTTCACAAAGTTGAAAGATGTAGCTGCTACTGCACTACAAACTCAGGTTAATGATTGTGTCATATCAGTACCTAGTTACTTTACTAATGCAGAAAGGAATGCTCTATTAGATGCCGCTACAATTGCAG GTCTCAATGTATTACGTCTCATGAATGAGACATCAGCTACTGCACTTGCCTATGGGATTTACAAACAAGATTTACCTGCACCTGAAGAAAAACCACgaaatgttgtttttgttgactTTGGTCATAGTTCCCTTCag gtGGCAGCCTGTGCTTTTAATAAGGGTAAATTAAGGGTGCTGGCCACCTCAACAGACCCCTTCTGCGGTGGAAGAGATATTGACATGGCATTAGCTGAATATTTCTGTCAAGATTTTATGACTAGATATAAACTTGATGCCCGGAAAAATCAAAG AGCTTTCCTTCGGCTGTTGCAAGAAGTAGagaaaattaagaaacaaatgTCGGCTAATAGCACTCGTTTGCCTTTGAACATTGAATGCTTTATGGAGGAACGTGATGTTACTGGGGAAATGCAACGTCCTCAAATGGAACAAATATGTGCTGAGACTTTTAACAGAGTTGAAAGGACATTGAGAGGCATATTGCATAATGCCA AATTGAGACCTGAAGATATAAACTCAGTAGAAATAGTAGGAGGTTCTACAAGGATTCCTGCAGTGAAAAGCTTGATTGAACAAGTATTTGGCAAGCAAGCATCGACAACATTGAACCAA GATGAAGCTGTATCTCGTGGTTGCGCGTTACAATGCGCGATGTTGAGCCCGGCGGTTCGCGTGCGCGAGTTCAACGTCACTGACGCGCAACCCTACGCCGTGCGTCTCGCTTGGGATGCTGCACGAGGGGAAGATGGCGACATGGaa GTTTTTCCAGCATTCCATGCTGCACCATTTTCAAAGATGCTTACTTTCTATAGAAAAGAGCCATTTTCAGTTAGTGCTTACTATTCTGATCAAGTGCCCTATCCTGATTCATTTATTG GACAATGGAACATTAGAGATGTTCAAGCAACAGCTGAAGGAGAGTCACAGAAAGTGAAACTTAAAGTACGAGTAAACATTCACGGTATTGTCACGGTTGCTTCTGCATCTTTAGTGGAGAAAAAGCAAGATTCTTCGCAAAATGAAAATGTTGAGATGGAAAATTCCAATGAAAATGCACAGGGCACTCAAGATGCCCCAATGGAGACGAACGGTGGTTCCCAggaacaacaacagcaacaacaacaacaaaatggCCCTGATAACCAAGAGGTGAGAGAGGACGAAATGAAAGGAGAGCCGCAACAAAAACAATCGTGGACACAGAGAGTAGGACAGTGGTTCAGCGGG gaaaacAATGATGACAAAAAGGATAAATCGAAAGATAAATCCAAGAAGGTTCTTGTGAAAACGATTGAATTGCCTATCGATGCACGAACGCATGGATTTGCTCAGCATGACTTGAACAGTTACATGGAACAAGAG GGTAAAATGCAAGCCCAAGACCGCCAAGAAAAGGAACGCGCGGACGCACGTAACGCTCTTGAAGAGTATGTGTATGAGCTTCGTGGAAAACTGTCGGAGGGTGAAGTTCTTCATGATTTTGTTGCCGAAGACCAACGTCAACGACTTGTCAACCAACTAGATGCCCTCGAGCAGTGGCTGTACGATGAAGGAGAGGATCAAAATCGACag GTATACAGTGACAAACTGGGGGAATTGCGAACAGAAGGGGAGCCCATAAAACAACGGCGACTTGAGTTTGAACTTCGCCCCGGAGCTCTGGACGATTATGCTCTCGCTATTCAATTAACTAACAAGGCAGTGGACTTGTACAG ATCGGGCGATGCGAAGTACGCGCACTTGACCGAAGCCGACATTCAGAAGGTCGTGGATGCTGCTAAAAATGCGCTGACGTGGCTGGAGAACGCCCGACAGGCACTGGCTCACGCGCCCCGACACCTGCCTCCGCCACACACCACCCACCAGATACGGCAGGAGAGACAG actTTCGAAAATACGGTAAATCCTATTTTGAACAAACTTAAGCCTAAGGAGAAGACTCCACCACCAGCTAATCCCACCGCGGGCGACGGCCAGACAGCCGACGCACCATCGCAGGAACAAATGGATGTGGAATGA